The Cellulophaga lytica DSM 7489 nucleotide sequence AGGTGGTATGTAGATTTGGTGGTAGTCAAAAAAATAATAATTTATGTAATTGCATATTGTGTTTTAAACCATTTTAAGATTTAAAAAAATGCGTTAACTGTTTGTTTTGGTGTTGTTAGCAAAGTTTGTGATAATTGTTTGTTTAAAAAACCCGTAAGTTAGCGAAACGCATATCCCTGAAAACAGTGTAATATAATTATTATTTCTTTTTTAAGATAGTACTTATTATTTTTTTAGCGTGAATTCTAGAATTTTCTATAAACCATTTATGTGTTTCCATACCTCCGCAAATTACGCCTGCCAAAAAAACATTGTTTAAGTTGGTTTCCATTGTGTGTGTATTGTGAGTCGGAATTTTTTTATCATCATTAGATAAAGTAATTCCCATTTTGGTTAAAAATTCAAAATTAGGTCTGTAGCCTGTTAAAGCTAAAACATAATCGTTTTCTAATACTATAGTTTCGTTAGCTGTTTTTATAACAAGCTCTCTTTCTTTAATTTCTGTAATATTAGCACTGTATATAACTTTTATACTACCTTCCTCTATACGGTTAATAATGTCTGGACGTACCCAATATTTTACACGCTTACCAACTTCAGATCCTCTAATTATTAAAGTAACTTCTGCGCCTTTACGCCAACATTCTAATGCAGCATCTATAGATGAGTTACTTGCTCCTACAACCGCTAATTTTTGTTTAGAAAAAAAATGAGGATTATTGTAGTAATGACTTACTTTTGGTAAGTTCTCTCCGGGTATATTTAATTTGTTTGGTATATCATAAAAACCAGTAGCAATTATAACGTTTGTAGTGTTGTAAGTTTGCTTACTGGTTTCTAAGGTATATGTTGTGGTATTTTTAGTAACATTAATTACCTTTTCAAACAAATTAATGTTTAGGTCGTTACTACTCACAATTCTTCTGTAATATTCTAAAGCTTCCTCCTTTTTGGGTTTGGCTTCATTACTTATAAAAGGAATGTTGTCTATTTCTAGTTTTTCTGATGATGAAAAAAATTGCATTTTAGCAGGATAATTGTAAAGTGAATTTACAATACATCCCTTTTCTATAATAAGATAAGAAAGCCCATTTTTTTTAGCTTCTAACCCACAGGCAATACCAATTGGACCGCCACCAATAATTACAACATCTAATAAATTCACTAGCCTATAATTTCTTTTAAGTTTTTAATTGTATCAGTTGGGTTGTCACTTTTAAAAACAAAACTACCCGCAACAAGCACATCTGCACCTGCATCTACTAATGCTTTTGCATTTTTAGAGGTAACTCCGCCGTCGATCTCTATAAGTGTAGTTGCATTATTTTTGGTAATTAGTTCTTTTAAAGCTTTTACTTTATTGTATGTGTTTTCAATAAAAGATTGCCCGCCAAAACCTGGATTAACGCTCATTAGACATACAACATCAATATCGTTAATAATGTCTTCTAAAAGGTTTACGTTAGTATGCGGATTTAAAGCAACGCCAGCCATCATTCCTTCTGCTTTAATAGCTTGTAAAGTTCTGTGTAAATGTGTGCAAGCTTCATAGTGTACAGATAATACGTTTGCGCCTAACTCAGCAAAG carries:
- a CDS encoding YpdA family putative bacillithiol disulfide reductase, coding for MNLLDVVIIGGGPIGIACGLEAKKNGLSYLIIEKGCIVNSLYNYPAKMQFFSSSEKLEIDNIPFISNEAKPKKEEALEYYRRIVSSNDLNINLFEKVINVTKNTTTYTLETSKQTYNTTNVIIATGFYDIPNKLNIPGENLPKVSHYYNNPHFFSKQKLAVVGASNSSIDAALECWRKGAEVTLIIRGSEVGKRVKYWVRPDIINRIEEGSIKVIYSANITEIKERELVIKTANETIVLENDYVLALTGYRPNFEFLTKMGITLSNDDKKIPTHNTHTMETNLNNVFLAGVICGGMETHKWFIENSRIHAKKIISTILKKK
- the rpe gene encoding ribulose-phosphate 3-epimerase; translated protein: MSNNKIAPSLLAADFGNLQRDVEMVNNSEADWHHIDIMDGVFVPNISYGMPVLKSIAQHATKTLDVHLMIVDPDRYIKTFAELGANVLSVHYEACTHLHRTLQAIKAEGMMAGVALNPHTNVNLLEDIINDIDVVCLMSVNPGFGGQSFIENTYNKVKALKELITKNNATTLIEIDGGVTSKNAKALVDAGADVLVAGSFVFKSDNPTDTIKNLKEIIG